The proteins below come from a single Longimicrobium sp. genomic window:
- a CDS encoding M20/M25/M40 family metallo-hydrolase, with product MNRSPSAVLSAALALVASAALAVPHATAQGSAAPPLLAGTLSLQEAAATITPADVYSRIEFLASDFLRGRNTPSPELEIAASYLVNQHRLFGLQPGGESGSYYQWYPYPMRRLSAAGARMEIAGRGAPQTLQYGRDFFALGGTQQPIASAAMVYAGRGADDALAAGSMTGRVVVVSLPGISNRDWRRERTRQRAAAQRAGAAAIVHVLDASWTADSIAKYAAPATRGGRTLGGEIAYPQFMMTHEAATRMFAGAGTPLATLATRGAAARFRPAPLAGVMATLALPQEELDRGRAPNVIAIVPGSDPVLRNEYVVISAHMDHVGVGQPVNGDSIYNGADDDASGTTALLEVAQALSMMRDRPKRSIAFVHVSGEEKGLLGSEWFSEHPTIPLAQIVANVNVDMIGRNNPDSVVVIGKDYSSLGALADRVQAAHPELHLTLSDDLWPEEQFFFRSDHYNFARKEIPSIFFFSGVHADYHRPSDHVEKIDTDKAARISRMVLYLATEIANAADRPRWDPKGLEAVRAMTR from the coding sequence ATGAATCGAAGCCCGTCCGCAGTCCTTTCCGCCGCGCTGGCGCTCGTCGCCAGCGCGGCGCTGGCCGTTCCGCACGCCACCGCGCAGGGTTCGGCCGCTCCGCCTTTGTTGGCGGGGACGTTGTCGCTCCAGGAGGCCGCGGCCACCATCACCCCGGCCGACGTGTACTCGCGCATCGAGTTTCTGGCGTCGGACTTCCTGCGCGGGCGCAACACGCCCAGCCCGGAGCTGGAGATCGCGGCGTCGTACCTCGTCAACCAGCACCGGCTGTTCGGGCTGCAGCCGGGGGGCGAGAGCGGCTCGTATTACCAGTGGTACCCGTACCCCATGCGCCGCCTGAGCGCCGCCGGGGCGCGAATGGAGATCGCCGGGCGCGGCGCGCCGCAGACGCTGCAGTACGGGCGCGACTTCTTCGCGCTGGGCGGCACCCAGCAGCCCATCGCATCCGCGGCGATGGTGTACGCCGGCCGCGGCGCCGACGACGCGCTGGCCGCGGGCTCCATGACCGGCCGCGTGGTGGTGGTCTCGCTGCCGGGCATTTCCAACCGCGACTGGCGCCGCGAGCGCACCCGCCAGCGCGCCGCCGCCCAGCGGGCCGGCGCCGCCGCGATCGTGCACGTGCTGGATGCGAGCTGGACGGCGGACAGCATCGCCAAGTACGCCGCGCCCGCCACGCGCGGTGGGCGCACGCTGGGCGGCGAGATCGCGTATCCGCAGTTCATGATGACGCACGAGGCCGCCACCCGCATGTTCGCGGGCGCCGGGACGCCGCTGGCGACGCTGGCCACGCGCGGGGCCGCCGCGAGATTCCGCCCGGCGCCGCTGGCGGGGGTCATGGCCACTCTGGCGCTTCCGCAGGAGGAGCTGGACCGCGGGCGCGCGCCCAACGTCATCGCCATCGTGCCGGGGAGCGACCCGGTGCTGCGCAACGAGTACGTGGTGATCTCGGCGCACATGGACCACGTGGGCGTGGGGCAGCCGGTGAACGGGGACTCCATCTACAACGGCGCGGATGACGACGCTTCGGGGACCACGGCGCTGCTGGAGGTGGCGCAGGCGCTCTCGATGATGCGCGACCGGCCTAAGCGCTCCATCGCCTTCGTGCACGTGAGCGGCGAGGAGAAGGGGCTGCTGGGGTCGGAGTGGTTCTCGGAGCATCCCACGATCCCGCTCGCGCAGATCGTGGCGAACGTGAACGTGGACATGATCGGACGCAACAACCCGGACAGCGTGGTGGTGATCGGCAAGGACTACTCGTCGCTGGGGGCGCTCGCCGACCGCGTCCAGGCCGCGCACCCGGAGCTGCACCTGACGCTTTCGGATGACCTGTGGCCGGAGGAGCAGTTCTTCTTCCGCTCGGACCACTACAATTTCGCCCGCAAGGAGATCCCGTCGATCTTCTTCTTCAGCGGCGTGCACGCGGACTACCACCGCCCGTCGGACCACGTCGAGAAGATCGACACGGACAAGGCCGCGCGCATCTCGCGGATGGTGCTGTACCTGGCCACCGAGATCGCCAACGCCGCCGATCGCCCGCGCTGGGATCCCAAGGGGCTGGAGGCGGTGCGCGCGATGACGCGGTAG
- a CDS encoding DUF4384 domain-containing protein: MRTTLLAAFALLAFGASEGAASVADTSRAVQSFDRSTAEDLGPLQPPALMQAGASYQSGDRRQEQYGRYDQDYRPGVRVWMDGNRDVYRVGDRSRVLVRTDRDAYVAVLHIDTDGNVEVLYPSQPGDDGYLRGGRAYSVRPRGSQYVSMRGGYGIGYIFAVASNEPLDERVLRDLHYRRVGSWDPNYNVYGDPFRAMDRYERMLVGDWGYGEHDSDYYTYHVGRRYTHPRYACYDSYGSWYASRSVYYDSCDRVRVLLVQVPYYYDTRYYRGDRRVYYARGGNGYYGNNGYYGNGYYDDRYRRTQPTHGYKERTEVRDESRGYSRRPAPPASRGAGSYTQREGEPAQQQEPRVVRPERQRPTFERRSPEPSPSGESRRPEPRSEPRTETRREPPPERRTETRREAPPARQPSSDNAPSRPSAPRVRPPTE, encoded by the coding sequence ATGCGTACCACCCTCCTCGCGGCGTTCGCCCTCCTTGCCTTCGGAGCCTCCGAAGGCGCGGCATCCGTCGCGGACACCAGCCGGGCCGTTCAGAGCTTCGACCGCTCGACCGCGGAAGACCTTGGCCCGCTCCAGCCGCCCGCCCTGATGCAGGCCGGCGCGTCGTACCAATCCGGCGACCGCCGCCAGGAACAGTACGGGCGCTATGACCAGGACTACCGTCCCGGCGTTCGCGTCTGGATGGACGGCAACCGCGACGTCTACCGCGTCGGCGACCGGTCGCGCGTGCTCGTGCGCACCGACCGCGACGCGTACGTGGCGGTGCTCCACATCGACACCGACGGGAACGTCGAGGTGCTCTACCCGAGCCAGCCCGGCGACGATGGGTACCTACGCGGCGGGCGCGCGTACAGCGTAAGGCCGCGCGGCAGCCAGTACGTTTCCATGCGCGGCGGGTACGGAATCGGCTACATCTTCGCCGTGGCGTCCAATGAGCCGCTGGACGAGCGCGTGCTGCGCGACCTGCACTACCGCCGCGTCGGGAGCTGGGACCCCAACTACAACGTCTACGGCGACCCGTTCCGCGCGATGGACCGCTACGAGCGGATGCTGGTGGGCGACTGGGGCTACGGCGAGCACGACAGCGACTACTACACGTATCACGTGGGCCGCCGCTACACGCACCCGCGCTACGCCTGCTACGACAGCTACGGCTCGTGGTACGCCAGCCGCAGCGTGTACTACGACAGCTGCGACCGAGTGCGCGTTTTGCTCGTGCAGGTGCCGTACTATTATGATACGCGCTACTACCGCGGCGACCGGCGCGTGTACTACGCCCGCGGCGGCAACGGGTACTACGGCAACAACGGCTACTACGGCAACGGGTACTACGACGACCGGTACCGCCGCACGCAGCCCACGCACGGGTACAAGGAGCGCACCGAGGTGCGCGACGAGAGCCGCGGCTACTCGCGTCGCCCGGCGCCGCCCGCCTCCCGCGGAGCGGGTTCGTACACGCAGCGCGAAGGCGAGCCGGCGCAGCAGCAGGAGCCGCGGGTAGTGCGGCCGGAGCGCCAGCGCCCAACCTTTGAGCGCCGCTCGCCGGAGCCGTCGCCGTCCGGCGAGAGCCGGCGCCCGGAGCCCCGCTCGGAGCCGCGGACCGAGACGCGCCGCGAACCCCCGCCTGAGCGGCGCACCGAGACGCGCCGCGAGGCGCCCCCGGCGCGGCAGCCCAGCAGCGACAACGCTCCTTCGCGTCCGTCGGCCCCCCGGGTCCGGCCTCCGACGGAGTAG